The DNA region TCGGCGGCGTCGGCACCTTGAACGAATCGATCCGCGCGACGAAAATCGGCGGCACCATCGCCTTCATCGGCGTGCTCGCAGGTCCCGCCACCTCCGACAGCCGGCTGCCGCTGATGGTGATGCAGCAGCAGCGGCTGCAGGGCGTCACCGTCGGGTCGGTCGAGGATTTGCAGGCGCTCTGCGACGGCATCAGCATGCACCGGCTCACACCCGTGATCGACAAGGTGTTCGCGTTCGACCAGGTCAAGGACGCATTCGCCCACATGGCGAGCGGTGCGCATTTCGGCAAAGTCGCCGTTGCGATCGGATGACGTGTCTGCGCCCAACACCTATTGTCCCGTAAACTGCGCCTTGCGCTTCGCGACAAAGGCCTTGCGGCCTTCCTGCGCATCCGCGCTCTCGCGGATCACCATTTGTACTTCGAGCTCGCGGGCAAACTGGCCGGCATAGGTCGCATGCTCGCTCTCCTCGAGCAGTTGCCGCGTCGCGACCAGCGCCCGCGTGGGCCCGTCCGCAAGGCGCCGCGCCAACGCCTTCGCTGCGTCGAGCAGGTCCGCGTCGTCGACGACCTCGCGCACCAGTCCCCACTCCCTGGCCCGCTCGGCGGAGAGCGCCTCGTTGAGCAGCATCAGCTCGAGCGCGCGCTGCCGGCCGATCAGGCGTGGCAAAAGCCAGGTCGAGCCGAGATCGGGCACCAGCGCGATCCGGCTGAACACCTGGATGAAGCTCGCCGAGCGCGCCGCCAGGATGACGTCGCCGGACATCGCCAGGCTGAAGCCGCCGCCGGCGGCGACCCCGTTGACGGCGACCACCACCGGCACACGACATTCGCGCAAAGCGCTCAGTGCCGGCCAGTAATGCGTCATCACACCAACATAGATGTTGTCGCCGAGCGAATTGGCGGCCTTGAGGTTCTGCCCCGAGCAGAAGCCGCGGCCCTCCCCGGTCAGCACCAACGCACGGATGCTGGCGTCGGCGGTCATCTCGCCGATCGCACGGGCGAGATCGCCGAGCAGCTCCGGGGTCATCGCATTGAGGCTCGAGGGATCGTCGAGCGTCAAGATGCCGACCTTGCCGTCACGCTCGCGCTTCACAGCCGCCATGCTCATGCTCCCTGAAGGTTCTTGCCCTGATGGTTCTTGTTGCGCTGACTGCGCGATGCTTGGCATGCTACGCCAACGTGCCCGACCCGCAACTAAAGCGCGATGAGATTGGGTTGAAATCGTCATCGCGCTTTAGCCCTTTGTTTGAGCATGATCTTTTCGGAAAACCGCTCCACACTTTTCCGGATCATGCTCTAGAACAGCGAAGCAACGCCAGGAAGCAGTGCCATGTCCGACCAGTTCTCCACCTCGCAAGTGATCCGCAAGCCCGCCGTCAGCTCCAAGGGCGGCATCGTCGCTGCGCAGTCGCGCAAGGCGGCCGAAGTCGGCGCCGAGGTATTGGCCGCGGGCGGCGATTGCGTCGATGCAGTGATTGCAACCACCTTCGCGCTCGGTGTGCTGGAGCCCTGGATGAGCGGCGCCGGTGGCGGCGGCGCCATGGTGCTTTATCGCGCCCGCGACAACCGCTGCGAGGTGATCGACTACGGCATGCGCGCGCCCGACAGCCTGCGCGTGGAAGATTATCCGCTGACCGGCAGCGGCGTTGCCTCCGACATCTTTCCCTGGGCACGGGTCAAGGACGACCGCAACCTGCACGGCCCCGGCTCGATCGCGGTGCCCGGCGTGGTCGCCGGCATGGAGGAAGCGCATCGTCGCCACGCCAAACTGCCGTGGAAGGAGCTGCTGGCGCCGAGCGTGGAGCTCGCCGGCGAAGGCCTGCTGGTCGATTGGTGGACCACCGCCATGATCGCGAGCTCCGCTGCGGATCTGAGGCGCTATCCCGCCAGCGCCGCGGCCTATCTCGTGGACGGCCTGCCGCCCAATGCGCAATGGGGCATCAAGTCGGTGGTACGGATG from Bradyrhizobium genosp. L includes:
- a CDS encoding enoyl-CoA hydratase-related protein, translated to MAAVKRERDGKVGILTLDDPSSLNAMTPELLGDLARAIGEMTADASIRALVLTGEGRGFCSGQNLKAANSLGDNIYVGVMTHYWPALSALRECRVPVVVAVNGVAAGGGFSLAMSGDVILAARSASFIQVFSRIALVPDLGSTWLLPRLIGRQRALELMLLNEALSAERAREWGLVREVVDDADLLDAAKALARRLADGPTRALVATRQLLEESEHATYAGQFARELEVQMVIRESADAQEGRKAFVAKRKAQFTGQ